A single Marinobacter sp. es.042 DNA region contains:
- a CDS encoding AzlD family protein → MTVETTTAGILFLIAIMTAVTLVTRFGGVFIMSFVKINPRIESFINTMASSVLIAIIVPMAVTGDAGALAALTTTAVTMLALRKPLPAIAAGIAAAGIVRFLA, encoded by the coding sequence ATGACCGTTGAGACCACCACAGCCGGTATTCTGTTCCTGATTGCGATCATGACCGCCGTTACACTGGTAACCCGTTTTGGCGGCGTGTTCATCATGTCGTTCGTGAAGATCAATCCTCGTATCGAGAGCTTTATCAACACCATGGCCAGCTCGGTCCTGATTGCCATCATTGTGCCCATGGCAGTGACGGGGGACGCTGGTGCGCTGGCGGCCCTGACCACGACGGCGGTTACCATGCTCGCGTTGCGTAAACCTCTCCCGGCCATTGCCGCCGGGATTGCCGCTGCCGGAATCGTGCGGTTTCTGGCCTAA
- a CDS encoding DUF3750 domain-containing protein, whose amino-acid sequence MKRFFRYTGWFFGAVLLLLVGPILLATSGSLQGAESWQTATRESARIAPLPEQAEEAIVQVYGARAWSWRGYFAVHTWIATKEKGASHYRVHEVTGWRSYVVNSRPGEPDRHWYGSKPNLYADIRGEEAEQLIPDIYQAVASYPYPTEYEAWPGPNSNTFVAWVIREVEGLDVALPNHAIGKDYLGDSIIAEVPGGAGYQVSLGGYFGVLAGVREGLELNLLGLSFGINPLALGIKLPGIGELALRNPNPIAENSP is encoded by the coding sequence ATGAAACGATTTTTCAGATACACCGGCTGGTTCTTCGGCGCCGTGCTCCTGCTGCTGGTTGGCCCGATTCTGCTTGCCACCAGTGGCAGCCTGCAGGGAGCCGAGAGCTGGCAAACAGCCACCCGGGAAAGCGCCCGAATTGCCCCTCTGCCAGAACAGGCCGAGGAAGCCATCGTCCAGGTATACGGCGCCCGGGCCTGGAGCTGGCGAGGTTACTTTGCCGTCCATACCTGGATAGCCACCAAGGAAAAAGGGGCCAGCCATTATCGGGTTCATGAAGTGACCGGCTGGCGCAGCTACGTGGTCAATTCCCGGCCCGGTGAGCCCGATAGACACTGGTACGGCTCAAAGCCGAACCTCTATGCCGACATCCGCGGCGAAGAAGCCGAACAGCTGATTCCCGACATCTACCAGGCAGTGGCGTCCTACCCCTACCCGACCGAATACGAAGCCTGGCCCGGCCCCAACAGCAACACCTTCGTGGCCTGGGTAATCAGGGAGGTTGAGGGTCTCGATGTGGCTCTGCCGAACCACGCGATCGGCAAGGACTACCTCGGCGACAGTATTATCGCAGAGGTTCCGGGTGGTGCGGGTTATCAGGTCTCACTGGGTGGGTACTTTGGTGTGCTGGCGGGTGTCCGCGAGGGACTGGAGCTGAACCTTCTGGGCCTATCCTTCGGTATCAACCCGTTGGCTTTGGGGATCAAACTGCCAGGCATCGGCGAGTTAGCGCTTAGAAACCCCAACCCGATAGCTGAAAATTCCCCTTAG
- a CDS encoding dodecin, which translates to MSDHHVYKKVEIVGSSKKSIEDAIENALEECGKSVRNMEWFEVTETRGHIVDGKVGHYQVVMKVGFRIANS; encoded by the coding sequence ATGTCTGACCATCACGTGTACAAAAAAGTGGAAATTGTCGGGTCTTCCAAGAAAAGCATTGAAGACGCCATTGAGAATGCACTTGAGGAATGTGGTAAAAGCGTTCGCAACATGGAGTGGTTTGAAGTCACCGAAACCCGCGGCCATATCGTTGATGGCAAGGTGGGCCACTACCAGGTGGTAATGAAAGTAGGGTTCCGTATCGCAAACAGCTGA
- a CDS encoding GNAT family N-acetyltransferase, which produces MSEPGPATLTLETCTSINDIPAPEWERLAGHSNPFLRYEFFQALEASGCTSAETGWSPRHLVFRKAGKIVGLAPAFLKSHSMGEYVFDWAWAEAYQRHGLTYYPKLLIAIPFTPSAGPRLLLDPEIRQQLVPEQVHHLLDRLTDELGAHSWHLLFPGKEDQKLLHHEQALHRIGCQFHWHNHDYRNFEDFLAALTSRKRKSIRKERRQVADQGISFMRFHGRDIPEHVLSAFYVFYQATYLKRGQRPYLNKRFFELLLEQLPEHVHLVMAVREGEMIAGALFLAGKTTLYGRYWGCLDEYNHLHFETCYYQGIELAMDLGLSHIDAGAQGEHKLVRGFEPVITHSWHGVLHPGFREAIENFTREEADHVRAYFSDAESALPFRQQTPD; this is translated from the coding sequence ATGTCAGAACCCGGACCAGCGACTCTCACACTGGAAACCTGCACCAGCATCAACGACATTCCCGCCCCTGAGTGGGAGCGGCTGGCTGGGCATAGCAATCCATTTCTTCGCTACGAGTTCTTCCAGGCACTCGAAGCTTCCGGCTGCACATCTGCAGAGACCGGGTGGTCGCCACGTCACCTCGTGTTCCGAAAGGCTGGCAAAATCGTCGGCCTTGCGCCGGCTTTTCTGAAGAGCCACTCCATGGGCGAGTATGTGTTTGACTGGGCCTGGGCCGAGGCATACCAACGGCATGGGCTGACGTACTATCCAAAATTACTGATCGCCATTCCCTTCACGCCATCCGCAGGGCCAAGGCTGCTGCTGGATCCGGAAATTCGACAACAGCTGGTACCGGAACAGGTTCATCACCTGTTGGACAGGCTGACCGATGAACTGGGAGCCCACTCCTGGCACCTGCTGTTTCCCGGCAAAGAGGATCAGAAGCTGCTTCACCACGAGCAGGCCTTACACCGCATCGGATGCCAGTTCCACTGGCATAACCATGATTACCGTAATTTCGAGGACTTTCTGGCGGCGCTGACTTCCCGCAAGCGCAAGTCCATTCGCAAGGAACGTCGCCAGGTTGCGGACCAGGGCATTTCCTTTATGCGCTTTCATGGCCGGGATATTCCCGAGCACGTGCTTTCCGCGTTCTACGTATTTTACCAGGCGACTTATCTGAAACGGGGCCAACGACCTTACCTCAACAAGCGATTCTTTGAGCTGCTTCTGGAACAGCTACCCGAACACGTACATCTGGTGATGGCAGTGCGCGAGGGCGAAATGATTGCCGGTGCCCTGTTCCTGGCGGGCAAAACCACCCTTTACGGGCGTTACTGGGGTTGCCTTGACGAATACAACCACCTGCACTTTGAAACCTGCTACTACCAGGGGATCGAACTGGCGATGGACCTCGGCCTCAGCCATATTGATGCCGGCGCCCAGGGCGAACACAAACTGGTACGTGGGTTTGAGCCAGTCATCACCCACTCCTGGCATGGTGTTCTGCACCCCGGCTTCCGCGAAGCCATAGAAAACTTCACCCGAGAGGAGGCAGACCACGTGCGTGCTTATTTCAGCGATGCGGAATCCGCCTTGCCCTTCAGACAGCAGACGCCGGATTAA
- a CDS encoding response regulator transcription factor translates to MQNRVLLVEDDDELRELLARYLTNQGFTIREAANGRDGLALALGQDCDIVVLDIMLPDISGLEVLRELRAETHLPVVLLTARGDETDRIVGFEVGADDYIPKPCNPRELVARLQALLRRIAWDQKTEVNAARTYGDLRVEPGHRRIYQNDVAMELTATEYEVLQVLLAHAGSVVRKTDLMQWALGRRLEAYDRTLDMHISNLRKKLGNDDPPRIETVRGLGYSYRVPE, encoded by the coding sequence ATGCAGAACAGGGTGTTACTGGTCGAGGACGATGATGAATTGCGGGAATTGCTTGCCCGTTACCTGACCAATCAGGGATTTACCATTCGGGAAGCCGCCAATGGTCGGGACGGCCTCGCCCTGGCGCTGGGTCAGGACTGCGACATTGTGGTGCTCGACATCATGCTGCCGGATATCAGCGGCCTCGAGGTGTTGCGGGAACTGAGGGCAGAGACCCATCTGCCCGTGGTACTGCTGACTGCCCGGGGCGACGAAACGGATCGGATCGTCGGTTTCGAGGTTGGTGCCGATGACTATATTCCCAAACCCTGTAATCCGCGCGAGCTGGTGGCCCGGCTGCAGGCGCTTTTGCGGCGGATTGCCTGGGACCAGAAAACCGAAGTCAATGCGGCCCGGACCTATGGCGACCTCCGTGTCGAGCCGGGTCATCGCCGAATTTACCAGAATGATGTGGCGATGGAGCTGACCGCCACCGAGTACGAGGTTCTGCAGGTTCTTCTGGCACATGCAGGCAGCGTGGTCCGCAAAACCGATCTCATGCAATGGGCGCTGGGCCGACGCCTTGAAGCTTACGACCGCACCCTTGATATGCACATCAGTAACCTTCGCAAAAAGCTGGGCAACGACGACCCGCCCCGTATCGAAACCGTTAGGGGGCTGGGTTACAGCTATAGGGTGCCGGAATGA
- a CDS encoding sensor histidine kinase — MKQRPMFPLFWRIFLSIWLAMAVTVVASNLATRMLLDREREAIERQAGLRDLAEEAIAIRDAGDRGEAWRFLRDEGERLELFLVLLEQDENDGKLPSFIRDRMKSGWYPQKPAVLDVGGGYRLVAWPRVQGAGWLNPRFFRAIELGLALLMISLACWWIARLVSRPLKHMESTAQAIAAGDNSLRVSEKIAQRRDEVGQLATAFNAMTEQLCSLLERQKHLLRDISHDLRTPLTRQRIAIELANEAGADEELMASILRQNERLETMTGQILTLYRVTEAGGDIEREPLRLVHVINQVLKDAADYAEHQGVDCKLVVSPESSRASVLGDEGLLQRAIDNILQNALDHTPPGRAVHLAVTVADDWLTLAVDDEGPGVPDELIGQLFEPFFRADKSRGGTGWGLGLAIARDIVAAHDGMIGAAAGETGGLRVTIRLPVFFGGG; from the coding sequence ATGAAACAGCGGCCCATGTTCCCTCTGTTCTGGCGGATCTTCCTGTCGATCTGGCTGGCTATGGCGGTCACCGTGGTGGCCAGTAACCTTGCAACCAGGATGCTTCTGGACCGGGAGCGGGAAGCCATAGAGCGCCAGGCAGGTCTAAGGGATCTGGCCGAAGAAGCTATCGCAATCCGCGACGCCGGCGACCGTGGCGAAGCCTGGCGCTTTCTGCGGGACGAAGGCGAGCGTCTTGAACTGTTTCTGGTGTTGCTCGAACAGGATGAAAACGATGGCAAGCTGCCCTCGTTCATCCGCGACCGCATGAAGTCTGGCTGGTACCCGCAGAAACCCGCGGTACTGGACGTTGGCGGCGGTTACCGGTTGGTGGCCTGGCCACGGGTGCAGGGCGCAGGCTGGCTCAACCCGAGATTCTTCAGGGCCATCGAGCTCGGGCTGGCCCTGCTGATGATTTCACTGGCGTGCTGGTGGATCGCCCGCCTGGTATCGCGACCGTTGAAACACATGGAAAGCACCGCCCAGGCGATTGCGGCCGGTGATAATTCTCTGAGAGTCAGCGAAAAGATCGCCCAACGCCGGGATGAGGTGGGGCAACTGGCCACGGCTTTCAATGCCATGACCGAACAGCTCTGCAGTCTGCTGGAACGCCAGAAACATCTGCTTCGGGATATTTCCCACGATTTGCGAACGCCGCTCACCCGCCAGCGTATCGCCATTGAGCTGGCAAACGAGGCCGGTGCAGATGAAGAGCTGATGGCCAGCATTCTGCGCCAGAACGAACGGCTTGAAACCATGACTGGTCAGATACTGACGTTATACCGGGTTACCGAAGCCGGCGGCGATATCGAGCGCGAGCCCCTCCGGCTGGTGCATGTGATCAATCAAGTCCTCAAGGATGCAGCGGACTATGCCGAACACCAGGGTGTGGACTGCAAACTCGTGGTGTCGCCGGAAAGTTCAAGGGCGTCGGTGCTGGGTGATGAAGGGCTTTTACAGCGAGCCATCGACAACATCCTGCAGAATGCCCTCGACCACACGCCACCTGGCAGGGCTGTTCATCTGGCCGTGACGGTGGCCGATGACTGGTTGACGCTAGCGGTTGATGACGAGGGGCCGGGCGTTCCGGATGAGCTGATCGGCCAGCTTTTCGAGCCGTTCTTCCGCGCAGACAAGTCTCGCGGGGGCACGGGCTGGGGGCTTGGCCTGGCCATTGCCAGAGACATCGTAGCGGCCCACGATGGCATGATCGGGGCAGCAGCGGGAGAAACTGGCGGCTTACGGGTGACGATTCGCCTTCCGGTGTTTTTCGGGGGCGGCTGA
- a CDS encoding YigZ family protein, with amino-acid sequence MKKDYPVPAGYLERETEVKKSRFIARVAPVSSREEVKDWLEQAHRDHPDARHICWAYQIGRPGSAAEAGMNDDGEPSGTAGKPILNVIQHKDMGDVLVMVIRYFGGIKLGAGGLVRAYAGAAESVLSAVDRVVQKPLVYALVLLSFADEQPLRHWCEMNGASVESVDYGAAVRAGVLVPEDQVEAFGAFCDAHKLDYSFER; translated from the coding sequence ATGAAAAAAGATTACCCCGTTCCCGCAGGATACCTTGAGCGTGAAACGGAAGTGAAGAAAAGCCGGTTCATTGCCCGGGTAGCCCCGGTGAGTTCGCGGGAGGAGGTGAAGGACTGGCTGGAACAGGCTCACCGGGACCATCCGGATGCCCGGCATATCTGCTGGGCCTACCAGATCGGGCGTCCCGGTTCTGCCGCCGAAGCTGGCATGAACGATGATGGTGAACCGTCCGGAACGGCCGGGAAGCCGATTCTCAACGTGATTCAGCACAAGGATATGGGGGATGTGCTGGTGATGGTGATCCGGTACTTTGGCGGCATCAAACTGGGTGCCGGTGGCCTGGTGCGAGCCTATGCCGGAGCTGCAGAGAGCGTGCTGTCGGCTGTTGACCGGGTGGTCCAGAAACCCTTGGTGTACGCGCTGGTGCTCCTGTCTTTTGCTGACGAGCAACCGCTGCGGCACTGGTGTGAGATGAACGGGGCATCGGTTGAATCGGTGGATTACGGGGCCGCGGTGCGGGCTGGTGTTCTGGTTCCCGAGGACCAGGTCGAAGCATTCGGAGCTTTCTGCGATGCCCATAAACTGGATTACAGTTTTGAAAGGTGA
- a CDS encoding DUF4136 domain-containing protein produces MRFLMLAVVALAMTGCASNVVTDYNSSVVFGNYSSWAFAGGTDSSSFTSLDGTRVRSAVERELNRKALKQVPEAEADLLVSWQIVPEERLEQTGVGLGFGFGSGNFGWALSAPPPVREIKEGKLVVELADSKSKEVVWRAASRRYLNENQSPETRRELIDEVVAEMFTKYPPGLD; encoded by the coding sequence ATGCGTTTTCTGATGTTAGCGGTTGTTGCACTGGCCATGACCGGTTGTGCCAGCAACGTGGTGACCGACTACAACTCTTCCGTAGTTTTCGGTAATTATTCCTCCTGGGCGTTTGCCGGAGGCACCGATTCGTCTTCCTTTACCTCACTCGACGGCACTCGGGTGCGCAGTGCCGTTGAGCGAGAGCTGAATCGCAAAGCGCTGAAACAGGTCCCTGAAGCAGAGGCCGACTTGCTGGTTAGCTGGCAGATCGTGCCCGAAGAGCGTCTTGAGCAGACGGGGGTGGGACTCGGATTTGGTTTTGGTAGCGGGAATTTCGGCTGGGCCCTGTCTGCGCCGCCACCGGTACGTGAAATTAAAGAGGGCAAGCTGGTTGTAGAGCTGGCAGACAGCAAGTCGAAAGAAGTTGTCTGGCGAGCCGCCAGCCGGCGCTATCTCAATGAAAACCAGTCACCCGAGACTCGAAGAGAACTGATCGACGAGGTCGTGGCCGAAATGTTTACCAAGTATCCTCCTGGTCTCGATTGA
- a CDS encoding translation initiation factor Sui1 → MKKRSEGGLVFSTEQGRMCPDCRNPVNECTCGTSSRPVGDGIVRVSRETKGRKGKGVTLITGIPLDDKELKAYAKVLKAKCGTGGTVKDGVVEIQGDQRDLLVPLLEQKGWTVKRAGG, encoded by the coding sequence ATGAAGAAGCGATCTGAGGGCGGTCTGGTTTTTTCGACCGAGCAGGGGCGCATGTGCCCGGATTGCCGTAACCCCGTGAATGAATGTACCTGCGGTACATCATCACGGCCTGTCGGGGATGGCATTGTCAGGGTAAGCCGGGAGACAAAGGGCCGCAAGGGCAAGGGTGTCACCCTGATTACCGGCATTCCACTGGACGACAAAGAACTGAAAGCCTATGCCAAGGTGCTGAAAGCCAAATGCGGCACCGGTGGCACAGTAAAAGATGGTGTGGTCGAAATCCAGGGTGACCAGCGGGACCTTCTGGTTCCGCTGCTTGAGCAAAAGGGGTGGACGGTGAAGCGCGCCGGTGGCTGA
- a CDS encoding D-amino acid dehydrogenase, which translates to MHILVLGAGVVGTTTAWYLQKQGHQVTVVDRQNQAGLETSYANGGQISVSHAEPWANPSAPLKVMKWLFQPDAPLLFRPRLDPAQWRWALSFLGQCTSARAAHNIRQMVNLGTYSRSQLQALRKEAGIEYNHLEKGILHFYTNPAEFDGAMEPTRIMQDLGCDRQIIDADRAVELEPALKPIRNRIAGATYTSEDESGDARLFTQNLAKRCAEAGVEFRYGTEILSFERAGERVLGIQTLRDGHHETLRADAYVLSMGSFSAALARQLGIFLNIYPAKGYSITVPVKNEEAAFNVSLTDDEYKLVYSRLGDRMRVAGTAELNGYSRKLNYTRCRAIVRRTAEVMPEAGYWDQAEFWTGLRPATPSNVPYIGKSHFANLYLNTGHGTLGWTHSCGSAAALADIIDGRNPEVDFTFSGL; encoded by the coding sequence ATGCATATACTGGTTTTGGGCGCAGGCGTTGTGGGCACTACCACGGCCTGGTATCTGCAGAAGCAGGGGCACCAGGTAACTGTGGTTGATCGTCAGAACCAGGCCGGCCTGGAAACCAGTTATGCCAACGGCGGTCAGATCTCCGTTTCCCATGCTGAGCCGTGGGCCAACCCGTCAGCCCCTCTGAAAGTCATGAAATGGCTGTTCCAGCCCGACGCGCCCTTGCTGTTCCGGCCAAGACTGGATCCCGCCCAGTGGCGCTGGGCGCTCTCTTTTCTGGGGCAGTGCACCTCGGCGCGGGCTGCCCACAACATTCGCCAGATGGTAAATCTTGGCACCTACAGCCGCAGCCAGTTGCAGGCCCTGCGTAAGGAAGCGGGCATAGAGTACAACCATCTCGAGAAGGGCATCCTGCACTTCTACACCAATCCTGCAGAGTTTGACGGTGCCATGGAGCCGACCCGGATCATGCAGGATCTGGGATGTGACCGTCAGATTATCGATGCAGACCGGGCGGTAGAGCTGGAGCCGGCACTCAAGCCGATCCGCAACCGGATTGCCGGGGCAACCTACACCTCGGAAGATGAATCCGGTGATGCCCGGCTCTTTACCCAGAACCTCGCAAAACGCTGCGCGGAGGCCGGCGTAGAGTTCCGGTACGGCACTGAAATCCTGAGCTTCGAACGCGCCGGCGAGCGGGTACTTGGGATCCAGACCCTCCGTGACGGCCATCATGAGACGCTGCGCGCGGATGCCTATGTCCTGAGCATGGGCAGCTTCAGCGCGGCGCTCGCCCGGCAGCTCGGTATTTTCCTCAACATTTACCCGGCCAAAGGCTATTCAATTACGGTACCGGTGAAGAACGAGGAGGCGGCGTTCAATGTCAGCCTCACTGACGACGAGTACAAGCTGGTTTATTCCCGCCTGGGTGATCGTATGCGCGTGGCTGGCACGGCCGAACTAAACGGCTACAGCCGGAAACTGAACTACACCCGCTGCCGCGCTATCGTGCGCCGCACAGCAGAAGTCATGCCCGAAGCAGGATATTGGGATCAGGCCGAGTTCTGGACCGGTTTACGGCCTGCGACGCCCTCCAACGTGCCGTACATCGGAAAAAGCCACTTCGCCAACCTCTACCTGAATACCGGACACGGTACCCTTGGATGGACCCATTCCTGTGGTTCCGCCGCGGCCCTTGCGGATATTATTGACGGCCGCAATCCTGAGGTGGATTTTACGTTCTCCGGTCTATAA
- a CDS encoding fatty acid--CoA ligase — MAQTRILPPAENAYEYPLLIKQLLLSGPRYNPDQEIVYSNRSKYTYTDLVERIHRLANALTDAGVKPGDTVAVMDWDTPRYLECFFAIPMIGAVLHTVNIRLSPDQIVYTMNHAEDDVVLVHDDFLPIIEAVKDEIKTVKTWIQLTDSDTAQQAPVEAVGEYEDLLARANDKFDFPDFDENSVATTFYTTGTTGNPKGVYFSHRQLVLHTLAMTGTVASFDEMPLMRSSSVYMPVTPMFHVHAWGVPYAATMMGIKQVYPGRYEPELLVDLLKEHKVTFSHCVPTIMQMMMATESIKTADLSNWHVLIGGSALTKGLCDAGAKLGIKLYTAYGMSETCPLLCASHLKPEDLELPLEQQTAIRVKTGIATPMVELEIVDPEGNPVPHDGEAKGEIVARAPWLTQGYFKEPEKGEQLWEGGWLHTGDVASMEPDNTITIKDRIKDVIKTGGEWLSSLDLENLISQHSAVAGAAVVGVPDEKWGERPHALVTLKPGEQASAEDIQNHLKQFVESGEINKWAIPEHIDFVEDIPKTSVGKINKKLIRDQLQ; from the coding sequence ATGGCACAGACCCGCATTCTACCCCCGGCTGAAAACGCCTATGAGTACCCGCTGCTGATCAAACAACTCCTACTCTCGGGCCCCAGGTACAATCCCGACCAGGAAATTGTCTACTCCAACCGCAGCAAGTACACCTATACCGATCTCGTCGAGCGCATTCACCGCCTGGCAAACGCATTGACCGATGCCGGCGTGAAACCGGGCGATACCGTTGCGGTCATGGACTGGGATACCCCCCGGTACCTGGAGTGTTTCTTTGCCATTCCAATGATTGGCGCCGTTCTGCACACCGTCAACATCCGGTTGTCACCGGACCAGATCGTTTACACCATGAACCACGCCGAAGACGATGTTGTCCTGGTTCACGACGACTTCCTCCCGATCATCGAGGCCGTCAAAGACGAGATCAAAACGGTCAAGACCTGGATCCAGCTCACCGACAGCGATACCGCACAACAGGCACCCGTTGAGGCTGTCGGGGAGTATGAGGACCTTCTCGCCAGGGCCAATGACAAGTTCGACTTCCCCGATTTCGACGAAAACAGTGTAGCGACCACCTTCTACACCACCGGCACCACCGGCAATCCCAAAGGCGTCTACTTCAGCCACCGCCAGCTGGTCCTGCATACACTTGCCATGACGGGCACCGTGGCGTCGTTCGATGAGATGCCGCTGATGCGTTCCTCGTCCGTTTACATGCCGGTAACGCCCATGTTCCACGTTCATGCCTGGGGTGTGCCCTATGCCGCCACCATGATGGGCATCAAGCAGGTCTACCCCGGCCGATATGAGCCCGAGCTGCTGGTCGATCTGCTCAAGGAACACAAAGTGACTTTCTCCCACTGCGTGCCCACCATCATGCAGATGATGATGGCCACCGAATCCATCAAGACGGCAGACCTGAGCAACTGGCACGTGTTGATCGGCGGCAGCGCACTCACCAAAGGGCTTTGCGACGCCGGGGCCAAGCTCGGCATCAAACTTTACACCGCCTACGGCATGTCTGAGACCTGTCCGCTGCTCTGCGCGTCGCACCTGAAACCCGAAGACCTGGAACTGCCTCTTGAGCAGCAAACTGCGATCCGGGTGAAGACCGGTATTGCGACGCCCATGGTTGAGCTGGAAATTGTGGACCCCGAAGGCAACCCGGTCCCCCATGATGGCGAGGCCAAGGGAGAGATCGTGGCCCGTGCGCCATGGCTTACCCAGGGATACTTCAAGGAGCCCGAGAAAGGCGAACAGCTCTGGGAAGGTGGCTGGCTTCACACCGGCGACGTGGCTTCCATGGAGCCGGACAACACCATCACCATCAAGGATCGCATCAAGGACGTGATCAAGACCGGTGGTGAGTGGCTGTCTTCACTGGATCTGGAAAACCTGATCAGCCAGCATTCCGCTGTCGCCGGTGCTGCCGTGGTTGGCGTGCCCGATGAGAAATGGGGCGAACGCCCGCATGCTCTGGTCACCCTGAAGCCGGGCGAGCAAGCCAGTGCCGAGGATATCCAGAACCATCTGAAGCAGTTTGTGGAAAGCGGCGAGATCAATAAATGGGCGATCCCGGAGCATATTGATTTCGTGGAAGATATTCCGAAGACCAGTGTTGGCAAGATCAACAAGAAACTGATTCGGGATCAGTTGCAGTAA
- a CDS encoding pyrimidine/purine nucleoside phosphorylase, producing MLQVNEYFEGQAKSISFQTSTLPATVGVISPGEYEFGTSKKETMTVISGALTVLLPGMEEWMTYGAGESFDVAGQASFKAKTDIDTAYLCTYE from the coding sequence ATGCTGCAAGTAAATGAATATTTCGAAGGCCAGGCCAAATCCATTTCCTTCCAGACCTCGACCCTGCCAGCCACCGTTGGCGTGATCAGCCCGGGCGAGTATGAGTTCGGCACCAGCAAGAAAGAAACCATGACTGTCATCAGCGGTGCGCTCACAGTCCTGCTCCCGGGCATGGAAGAGTGGATGACCTACGGTGCCGGCGAGAGTTTTGACGTAGCGGGCCAGGCCAGCTTCAAGGCAAAGACCGACATCGATACCGCTTACCTCTGCACTTACGAGTAA
- the mnhG gene encoding monovalent cation/H(+) antiporter subunit G: MTEVLVSVLLLAGASFMVLAAIGILRLPDLPTRMHATTKAGALGAMLTMGGVAFYFADSTVVARAIAIVVFILLTAPIAAHVIGRAGYFTGIELWEGTVKDELRERYDSDSHELRSGLDTSEEKIEPQKEEEDRPG, translated from the coding sequence ATGACTGAGGTGCTGGTTTCCGTTCTGCTGCTTGCGGGCGCTTCTTTTATGGTTCTGGCAGCTATTGGGATTCTGAGGTTGCCGGACCTTCCCACCCGAATGCATGCCACCACCAAGGCGGGTGCTCTTGGGGCAATGCTGACCATGGGTGGCGTTGCATTCTATTTTGCAGACAGCACCGTGGTGGCAAGAGCGATCGCCATTGTCGTGTTTATTCTTCTGACTGCCCCTATTGCCGCTCATGTCATCGGCAGGGCCGGGTATTTCACCGGCATAGAACTCTGGGAAGGGACCGTAAAAGATGAGCTGCGCGAGCGCTATGACTCCGACAGCCATGAGCTCAGGAGTGGACTCGATACCAGCGAGGAAAAGATAGAGCCTCAGAAGGAGGAGGAAGACCGTCCCGGCTGA
- a CDS encoding monovalent cation/H+ antiporter complex subunit F codes for MLAVSINIVYFMLSLALLFAFIRLTRGPSLPDRVVALELIASVVVGYVGVHAIETGVASLLDVAIVIALTAFLAAIGFARFVERGGVKDD; via the coding sequence ATGCTTGCCGTTTCGATTAATATCGTTTACTTCATGTTGTCGCTGGCGCTGCTTTTCGCCTTTATACGGCTAACCCGCGGCCCCTCCTTACCAGACAGGGTCGTTGCGCTGGAACTGATTGCATCCGTTGTCGTTGGCTATGTCGGAGTGCATGCGATTGAAACTGGCGTCGCCAGTCTCCTCGACGTTGCGATCGTGATCGCGCTTACGGCCTTCCTCGCAGCGATTGGCTTTGCCCGATTCGTGGAAAGAGGAGGAGTCAAAGATGACTGA
- a CDS encoding Na+/H+ antiporter subunit E, which yields MIGLFWNLLLALAWVTLTGSVTAMNLLAGFLFGYGALMVLQKQVPVLKGYSRRIPRVAAFLIFFLKELIKSNFKVAYDVATPVWHMKPGVIAFPLRAETDMEILFVSSVISLTPGTLSLDVSDDRKVLFIHAMFLHDEEQLRDDLRELERRILKVMR from the coding sequence GTGATCGGTCTGTTCTGGAATCTGCTGTTGGCTCTGGCTTGGGTGACCCTGACCGGCAGCGTAACTGCGATGAACCTGTTGGCGGGTTTCTTGTTCGGATACGGCGCACTCATGGTGCTGCAGAAGCAGGTACCGGTTTTGAAGGGTTACTCTCGCAGGATTCCCCGCGTTGCCGCTTTCCTGATCTTTTTTCTGAAAGAACTGATCAAATCCAATTTTAAAGTTGCTTACGACGTTGCCACACCTGTCTGGCATATGAAGCCCGGTGTGATTGCATTTCCTTTACGTGCAGAAACGGACATGGAAATTCTGTTTGTCAGCAGTGTGATATCTCTCACTCCGGGCACACTGAGTCTGGATGTATCGGATGATCGGAAGGTTCTGTTCATCCATGCCATGTTTCTTCATGATGAGGAGCAGCTGAGGGATGATCTCAGAGAACTGGAACGTCGCATTCTGAAGGTTATGCGCTAG